taatgactttttaaatCACACAGTGCTACACTAACAATGAACTGGAGTCTGAGCAAACTAGATCTCAGAGCGGTCTTACTTCCTCCACCCGTTGTAGAGTGACTGAATTAGCTACTATTTCTGCTGTGGAAACCGATTAGTGAATGGaaatacttttctttattttctaaagaaatGCCTCTGTGCCATCTCTCACTTAGGATTGGCTGAGCTTCTCAAATGTTGAATTACAATCTGCCTCTAGTGGAaccagaggaaaagaaaagaaaacccatGAAGTGTCTAAGCTTCTCTTTTTAAATGCAACTGGAATGATTCCACTCTGTTCTTTCTCAATTTGTATAAAACCTTGTGTTTCAAAGATTACAAATACAAGAAGTATTTAAACATAGATTAACAGACTGaaacaatattaaatatttagaaaCTTCCAGGGCTATGAGCTTCCTCTCTGTGTTGAAACAGTTCTTTTCCTCTTAATGTCAGCAGTTAAGTTTATTAAATCAGAGTCACTGTCAATCATCTCTTGGTTgacaataattttgtttttgtcttccaCATGTGTGTTAATTACACACATGATTGATCACCACAGACGTCTCTTTCTGTCTGGGGGTTTCTCTGTGAACAGTCCATAGGTTAGAGTATAGATTAATATGAACATTAAAACCAACATTAGACATCTTTGATTGGATTTCCTTTGTTCTATAACAGTTattaaaaggtttatttttctcataacttttattttaaatgctgcatttatatctaaaaaatattgagtaaaaaatacatttctgtagGTACATTTAGATATCtataagaaaacacaaaagtgcAATCCAATAAGCCTACTTAAGataaagaatgtaaaaacattataaaatgcaaatgcaaacaCAACAGCTATTTTGGCcatgaaaaatactttttgatgcagagaagacacatttaaaactgaatatgatcttttttcaaagaagACATTGCTGTAAATACCGTACATTTCCTGGACTGAAGCTGCAGATTAACATACAGATGTGTCTGGATTATAAAGgagaaaacttttttatttcatacagACGATTCATTCCATCAACTGGATTACTGGATGATGTGATCACACTGTAGACCACGTCCTCTTTGTCCTCATGACTGTCCCGTCTTCTCTTTGCTTTGACTGGATTGATGTTGGAGTAGAGAGGATCCTCCTGCCTCTTGGTGAAGGTCACGGTGGCGTACTGAATCTCCACCTGATCCTCTGCTGGATGTCTGGAGGTCAGTCCGTCACGCCCCGAACCTTCaagtttctgaaaaacaaatgagatttttgaatcaaataCTTTAAGAACCAAGTTGATGTTAATTGAATCAATATATAGCTTTGGATGATTCTTCTAAGAACCTTCAAATAAAACCCTAAAAGGTTCTCTGACAAAAAGAATCATAAGAATGGGtggattcagactggacacactTGGTTTGCTtcaagtgaaccagagtttggtTCCCTGATAATTTGGAACAAATcttcagtctgaaaacacccaaGTGGactctggtccaggaccaggaactgctctctgacccatctttggaggtggtctcagttCATTTCCAATCAAAGAGGAGATCCAGTTCGCTCTGAGTTTTTCTCCATCTGAATAGGCTCTGTGCTCAGAGCAGAACAACTTGACTAAAACAGACATCCTAGCCGGGAATTATGGgatgggatgtaaacagagtaggtaAAGTCGCAGAAATTTGGTAGCATGAATTCAGACTCATTAAAGCTACTTTTAAGCTGATACACGTTGCTTCTCAcggttttcccaacaatctatacgtcataaacacttatcagcgtctCTTCTTAGCCGTCACCTCAGTAACGGCCTTGCTGCACGCCTCAACCGTACCAAGGTAgcaataaaaagtgttgttcctgATGCAGATGTTCAAAATTAtcagtgaaatataaagtttgaatgaactgtCCTGACAAGGATTGTAAAGTACAGGACGTCCATCATTCTTTCTCTAGTTACTTTGCCCCACCCTAACAATTCCTGGTGAATgtctttagtcatgtggttttgtttacaagctttggtccagAACAAGAAAGTCCGCTTGATGGTAGTCTGAACACAGACtaaacacaaggttcaggacttaatccggaccaaattaagcggactcgGTCCGGACCAACGaccttttccagtctgaatacagacttGTTTGGTGATAGTTTGGAAAGATGAAGGAACATTTCCCTTGCAGCAAAACTGCAATAAAATTAAACAGACGTTGTAAACTTTTTAAATTCCAAACagaaactttttcattttaaaccaatttaaaatgaaagttaaagaaaaacacaacaactggaatgttattttaaaaaatgatcacaaaAGACAGAATGAAAGATCAGGGAGGAGGATGTGTGGAGAAAGAAGACCTGAGCATCTTCATCCTGACTCCTGATCACTGAAGGTTCTTCTGAGGATCTCCTTCTACACAGAGGAAATGATCAAATTATACATGATGTGACTAAATCAGACTTTAATCCTGCAGGATGTGATCCACTCACCTGAAGACCTTCAGGAATAAAACAGCCAAGAACATGAGAGTCAGAAGAACAGCAGGGATCGACCAAGCAGCAACTAAACCCACTGAACCTGAGGAACAAGTGGGATAGAtctaaagttgaaaaaaatcctAGTTATGGTGAGGGTTGCAGCGGTTAGTGATCTGTCTTCACAGTGAGAAGACCCTGGTTCTGATCCCAGCTGGGATCgttatttttgtgtggagtttgcatgttctccccatgtatgcgtgggttttctggGGACTCCAGCATCCTCCATcagtccagaaacatgcttcataagttaATGGGTTACTCTAAAGCAGGACTGgtcaaccctggtcctcaagagccacaTAACTGCCTGTTTTCTAGTCGTCCATGACCAGCTTGCTGCTTAttagctgactcaagtgattccacatcctgattgactgaacacacctggtttAGGCTGTTACCATCAAGCAGTCCAGTGAGAGCTGGAAACCTATAAGTTGGAGTGATTGTACCGAGTGAATTGACTTCATCTGGTTGGAGCCAGAatgaaaccattttctatggatgactcaacactgactcagtccagttctctgatacagtcagtggttcaCTCTGGATGGTCTGCAGGGCCAGACAGAGACATACAATCACAAACTGACAGTCACACTTAGTGACAATTTAAAGACATTAACTAACCTAAGATGTATAGTTTTACCGTGGAAGGAAGTCGTCCTgcacagagaaaacccacacatggagaagaaaaaacatgcaaactacacacagaaaggtcccagctgggtaCAGACATTAGCTGGGCTAACACTCACATTTACAACCTTTATGATCATTGATTATTTAACACCAACAATTCCCCAGAACATCAATCAAAGGACAGTTTTGCCTTCCTGTATGAAACTTTTCTAGTTCCAAAGAGAAAGTGGGACAGACTAATTTGAGCTCATCAAAAGTTCAGTCAGTTCAAAGATTCTACAGTGAAGTCTGGAACGTCATGGTAAAGTGATTGAATTCAGCAGCATGGCAGCTTTTGTCACGTAGACGCCATTATTAACTTACCTGATCCAACCGACACTTGAACAGTGGCGTTCTGCTGCCCCAGTTTGTTCTGAGCCACACAGATGTAAAGCCCTCCATCTTCTGCTATGATGTCACTGATGGTGAACATTTGTTCTTCTGATTTCAGAGAGTCTTTGTTCTCCTTGAGCCAGGTGAAGTTAGCTGCTGGGTTAGCATCACTGCTGCAGGTCAGAGTCACTGAATCTCCTTCCAGGATCTGTCCAGACCCACTGATGGAGGCGGACGGAAACCTTGGAGCGTCTagagaaaaacacattgatCAAAGTAACAAAGAAAACCTTAAGAACTGCATTaatgttggcatatttacaaaCTGTCTTTTACTGGAGCAACTGATGTCTTATAAGTTGGAACTTAGAGTCTAGGTGAAGATGTAAAGGGGTGTAGCTCAGTTGGTTGAGCAGCCATCTAGCAATTAGCTGGTTGAGGGTTCAACTCTCCTGTCTTGTGTCTTTAGAcacttaaaacaaaactgactgGAAATCAGCTGTGGTGGGTAACATTATCTGCTAAAAGTAAGTctgtgtcttaaaaaaaaaggatcatcgttctctttcggcttttcccatcaggggttgccacagcgaaacaacctctcagTTGAGAATGAGTTGTATGGTTAACTTGacaatgttttacgctggatgcccttcctgatgcaaccctctcaattaatccgggcttgggactggcacagcagcagaaaagggaacagggagcagcccggatttgaactctggtttcacagatggaaggcgccgcaacccaacacgagctaaaccggctcgtcttaaaaaaaaagataaaaaccaaaaaaacatcgGTATCAACACAGAATTTGAGGTCACATGAAATCAGTGTCTGGTTTACAAAACAGTTGTCATGAGTACAAAATAATTTAGGAGAGATTTCTGAAACTAATTTTTGATGTAAAGTCAGACGTAATAAGATGGGCATTAATAGGAAATCTTGTTAATTTAGAAATCTATGAGGCCAGTTCAGTCTCAtaatttggaaatgcacacaGACTGCTTTACAAATGCATGCAACAAATATACATTCAAGCAAAAATGTAATATAAATTCACAAATGCACATTGACCGTTTCATGTGGGGGCTtggcaaagaaataaataaataaaataaccctATTTCTAAGTCTGAAGTAGTCCTGGACCAGAATCTTGACCGAACAAACTGGTTGAATGATTCAGgtgataaaagaaacaaaaaggatcaCTTAGGAGCTCTATAAACCAACACAAgacaatgtaaaaacatttttaggattATAATTACATAGTTTGGAAAAATAGGTTTCAAATGAGTTCCCATCATGTCAAAATGCCAGCAGAActattcaaatgtaaaaacttgagaatgaaaatatataaaactcAAAGATGATcagtaaaaaaacgttttcattgAGCTAAATCCGGAACAAGCAGACGTCTCTGATCATAAACATCAGaaggtttttctttcagaacTCACACAGAACATCAACGTGTACAGATGAGTTGATCCATCCATGTCTGTTCTCAGATTTACACACGTAGATCCCACTGTCGTTTATGTTGATGGAGGGGAAGATGATAAACATTTGCAGCATTAAGATGGTTCTGGTTGTCTTTTAACCAGGTGAAGCTAGCTGCTGGGTTAGCATCACTGCTGCAGGTCAGAGTCACTGAACTGCCCTCCAGGATCTCAGGAGGATTCACAGAGACAGAGATATTTTTTGGAGCATctgaaaaaagagaggaaagtttggagaaactaaatgtttttgtttaaaaacaaacaaaacgcttttattcaaatgtataTCTGGATTTGGTCCTAAAAGGTATCTAGTAAGACAAGTTGGCAgttaaataataatgataataatactTACAAAATTACTCACATTTCACCTCAAGTGTAAAGAATGATATTTTCCAACCCAGCTGGTTCTCAGCTTTACAGTAATATTCTCCAGAATCTGTGGACTGGATGGAACTGAAGACAAACTGTGGACCTACAGAGAGAACTTTTATGTTTGAATTTCTCATCTTGAACCAGGTGTAGTTAGCTGCTGGGTTAGCATCACTGCTGCAGGTCAGAGTCACTGAACTGCCCTCCAGGACCTCAGCGGAGGGACTCACAGACacagaggaggtttctggaggatctggacataaaagttatttttaggaGAAATGGACAGAAGCTTCTGAAAAATGTGTGGAGAAAGAACTGATCTGATATTTTATCTCATTTTTATATCAATGTGTCTCCAAGGTTTTAAATTCAGATCAGTTAATTTGATTAGTAATTAAAATTGAAGTTCATAAATGGTTCATAAACATTTACATGAAAATATCTAAACCAACAGGCTTATTTGCATCTCTTGTCTTTATAGCATGTAAgtataaaatataatatttcaaatacacagaaacaagaagaaaaaaaacaccaaaatcctGGCAGAAGTTTCCAGAAAAGAGTTGTACGTTGTCATGGTTATAACTCTGACCTTCTGTCACCACGCTTTGagatgaataaagaaagaggGGAGAGATGGAACAAGGGTGggtcagaaaaagtaaattaaaaagtgAATTAGAGAATTATTCAGTTGTTCATCATCAGTTTGTTAGAGATAATCCAGACAGAAAACTACAAACTAATGTGATGAACTGCTGAAGACCAACAAGATCCCAGTCTGATCAAAGCTTTTAGAATAAAACTTCTGCTCTGAAAAACTCCTCTTTTCTCTCTGTCATTGAAGGTTTTTGTTTCCTGATTAGATTTATTAACTTTGAGTCTTTAAATACGAAAATGAATTTCAAATTATGGTTTTTGATTTCaattcaaaaacataaaaaaatgaaacaagcattttttttcttccatcaaCTCTTAATcggatttcttttaatttatttttttataaaaaaatgttgtattaaaattaaatccatttttttattcaaaagtaaCTGAAATCTTTCCCAGAGACTAATAGACAGAAATAAAGATCCTTCTGTTTGTGTATATTGTTTAAGATTTTAGTTTTGCAGAGTGAACTCACAAACTTCAGGACTACGATGCATCTTTGATGAACTCAGAGCACAAGAGATCCTGTCTGTGGAAGAAGTCCAGCGTCGGAACATCTGACTGTTTTTATACAGAATCATTGATCTGGTTTCTTCTCCGTTTCTGAACCAGACATATCTGTAAAAACCATCTGG
The sequence above is a segment of the Oryzias latipes chromosome 1, ASM223467v1 genome. Coding sequences within it:
- the LOC105356883 gene encoding LOW QUALITY PROTEIN: hemicentin-1 (The sequence of the model RefSeq protein was modified relative to this genomic sequence to represent the inferred CDS: deleted 1 base in 1 codon) encodes the protein MSLTAALRGFVVVLCWFAAAQSEEGWNVRYYQTEICVNKGSTVIMRSYYNYPAEINRVRTTVEKSFWFIRTGAEPVDLKEDPEYKDRVTYSRNRKSCELQIYEVRERDSGVYKFRFITNHVTGRYTGEPGVRLTVEELQVQVISRSDHQEYSDLQLKCFNKCDPDGFYRYVWFRNGEETRSMILYKNSQMFRRWTSSTDRISCALSSSKMHRSPEVYPPETSSVSVSPSAEVLEGSSVTLTCSSDANPAANYTWFKMRNSNIKVLSVGPQFVFSSIQSTDSGEYYCKAENQLGWKISFFTLEVKYAPKNISVSVNPPEILEGSSVTLTCSSDANPAASFTWLKDNQNHLMLQMFIIFPSININDSGIYVCKSENRHGWINSSVHVDVLYAPRFPSASISGSGQILEGDSVTLTCSSDANPAANFTWLKENKDSLKSEEQMFTISDIIAEDGGLYICVAQNKLGQQNATVQVSVGSGSVGLVAAWSIPAVLLTLMFLAVLFLKVFRRRSSEEPSVIRSQDEDAQKLEGSGRDGLTSRHPAEDQVEIQYATVTFTKRQEDPLYSNINPVKAKRRRDSHEDKEDVVYSVITSSSNPVDGMNRLYEIKKFSPL